One part of the Anopheles merus strain MAF chromosome 3L, AmerM5.1, whole genome shotgun sequence genome encodes these proteins:
- the LOC121600620 gene encoding uncharacterized protein LOC121600620, which produces MSKFLSLRRPTTISKLAPFVPQHPDALPREIVPQWADLLPSAKLPDRCCPVHAKDLSRGALGQPVWEFPPEHGFDLQDPELRVVRRSYLELHDKYLREFWTEALKKNLKRRGLINNEERVMCTLRQLNQYRSFLFQHYRLQLKRLLQKLGSDKAMDDHNAKVQTHMETVPDFEEKLFIRRNRAAGIYSKKMDGWKQTVEKYKQQITNIVRNNELKKQQNLAEGHQRDLKNMHRYYELLDLRKRKLLILKRRLRERDTSLQRRLLSNQRRRQEINARMQIEHFRMHYVAYLKERHESRQCLESFLTQMQHKVQDRKEMYERKHKKLEQELVRRKARNLTDKYRRRSKAALVRALQRECKKSVLAKVGGGSGRAVAMAQQERIERAIDAAYAIHTAISPTTSSTQIIDTASQFVLDLRDIPIDPLPQDQLITAYVVCKLREAMNEIVERSVQEARELIEQVAVKKIESLHQEEQTVRSSLSSQGSIPKLPSFLARPGDRNQSRVSMGPVAIVEQYETESFSLKKCRNRPPTPVTSVTSLVERTLRQSHEERASISALEVTTEAALDVLQRIQSDSYPLIHVMHSQRRYLEGNLLKYRMIVQPYVGQRVLAALDLERLAIVKDFADEEDDEGDNGGTNAARDSILQRTASALLRFPESNRQYAIALCDTVHLLSVQAIGKIQQILNAP; this is translated from the exons ATGTCCAAATTTCTTTCTCTTCGTCGCCCGACGACCATATCCAAATTGGCCCCTTTCGTTCCACAGCATCCGGATGCACTGCCGCGGGAAATCGTTCCACAGTGGGCCGATCTGCTGCCGTCGGCGAAGCTGCCCGACCGTTGCTGCCCAGTGCACGCTAAGGACCTTTCCCGAGGAGCACTAGGGCAGCCGGTGTGGGAATTTCCACCCGAGCATGGGTTTGATCTGCAGGATCCGGAGCTTCGGGTGGTTCGCCGGAGCTATCTTGAGCTGCATGATAAGTATTTGCGCGAGTTCTGGACGGAAGCGcttaaaaag AATTTGAAGCGCCGTGGGCTCATCAACAATGAAGAGAGAGTCATGTGCACGCTGAGGCAGCTCAACCAATATCGAAGCTTTCTTTTCCAGCATTATCGATTGCAGTTGAAGCGACTTCTGCAAAAGCTG GGAAGCGATAAGGCAATGGATGACCACAATGCAAAGGTACAAACGCACATGGAAACTGTCCCAGACTTTGAGGAAAAGTTGTTCATCAGACGTAATCGAGCCGCTGGAATCTATAGCAAGAAAATGGACGG CTGGAAGCAAACCGTTGAAAAGTACAAACAGCAGATTACAAACATTGTGAGGAATAATGAGctgaaaaagcaacaaaatctGGCCGAAGGGCACCAGCGTGATTTGAAGAATATGCATCGTTACTACGAACTTTTGGATCTTCGCAAAAG GAAACTTCTAATACTCAAACGACGATTGCGGGAACGAGACACCTCCCTCCAACGACGACTCCTCAGCAATCAAAGAAGAAGGCAGGAGATCAATGCCCGAATG CAAATCGAGCACTTTCGCATGCACTACGTAGCGTACTTGAAAGAGCGCCACGAAAGCCGCCAGTGTTTGGAATCCTTCCTCACGCAGATGCAGCACAAGGTACAGGACCGGAAGGAGATGTACGAGCGCAAGCACAAAAAGCTGGAGCAAGAGCTGGTGCGGCGCAAAGCGAGAAATCTAACGGACAAGTACCGCCGGCGCAGCAAAGCCGCACTGGTGCGAGCCCTCCAGCGGGAGTGCAAAAAGAGCGTACTGGCAAAGGTGGGCGGCGGGTCCGGTAGGGCGGTCGCGATGGCGCAGCAGGAGCGCATCGAGCGTGCAATCGATGCGGCGTACGCCATTCACACGGCCATCAGTCCCACGACCAGCAGCACTCAGATTATCGATACCGCCAGCCAGTTCGTGCTCGATCTGCGCGACATTCCGATCGATCCCTTGCCGCAGGATCAGCTCATAACGGCTTACGTCGTGTGTAAGCTGCGTGAAGCGATGAACGAGATCGTGGAACGCTCCGTGCAGGAAGCGCGCGAACTAATAGAGCAAGTGGCGGTTAAAAAAATCGAATCCCTCCACCAGGAAGAGCAGACGGTGCGCTCTTCGCTCTCGAGCCAGGGCAGCATCCCGAAGCTGCCCTCCTTTCTGGCTCGCCCTGGTGACCGCAATCAGTCCCGCGTGTCGATGGGCCCGGTAGCGATCGTGGAACAGTACGAGACGGAAAGCTTCTCGCTGAAAAAGTGCCGCAACCGACCACCGACCCCCGTGACCTCAGTTACCTCGCTGGTCGAGCGTACGTTACGCCAGTCGCACGAGGAACGGGCAAGCATTAGTGCGCTGGAAGTGACGACCGAGGCAGCGCTGGATGTGTTGCAGCGCATCCAGTCCGATTCCTACCCACTGATACACGTGATGCACAGCCAGCGGCGCTATCTGGAGGGCAACTTGCTCAAGTACCGCATGATCGTGCAACCGTACGTCGGTCAGCGTGTGCTGGCCGCCCTCGATCTGGAACGGTTAGCCATCGTCAAGGACTTTGCGGACGAAGAGGACGACGAAGGCGATAACGGTGGGACGAATGCGGCGCGTGACTCGATTCTCCAACGCACCGCTAGCGCGCTGTTGCGGTTTCCGGAAAGCAACCGCCAGTACGCAATCGCTCTCTGCGACACCGTGCACTTGCTATCAGTGCAGGCGATTGGAAAGATCCAGCAAATACTAAACGCACCATAA
- the LOC121600625 gene encoding glutaredoxin-C4 produces MGSLVSRSVPANMSGPVAEFVKSAIAKDKVVIFSKTYCPYCTMAKEPFKKLNQEYACYELDKRNDGDEIQSVLGELTGARTVPRVFIGGNFVGGGTDIKKMYDDGRLQKMLA; encoded by the exons ATGGGTTCATTGGTTAGCCGAAGCGTTCCAGCAAATATGAGCGGTCCTGTGGCGGAATTTGTGAAGAGTGCTATCGCGAAGGATAAGGTGGTGATCTTCTCCAAGACCTACTGTCCTTACTGTACCATGGCAAAGGAG CCCTTCAAGAAGCTGAACCAGGAATACGCCTGCTACGAGCTGGACAAGCGCAACGATGGTGACGAGATTCAGTCCGTCCTCGGCGAACTGACCGGTGCCCGCACG GTCCCGCGCGTGTTCATTGGCGGCAACTTTGTCGGTGGCGGTACCGACATCAAGAAGATGTACGACGACGGTCGGTTACAGAAAATGTTGGCCTAA
- the LOC121599517 gene encoding RNA-binding protein lark: protein MSKAVKIDSTSESGRELPPGTFKLFIGNVDEKTQPSELRPLFEKYGTVVECDVVKNFGFVHMENEDQGREAIQHLNGYVIGGQPIKVEAARSRRAPNANTTKIFVGNLTDKTRAPQVRELFQKFGSVVECDIVRNYGFVHLDPTGDVNEAIRELNGMMVDGQPMKVQVSTSRVRPKPGMGDPEQCYRCGRAGHWSKECPRLIWAERGFRERSMYARDPYPPPPPPPFLRDRIMDGFRDTFDYYDRYEDPRDLFERRYGIRGRDFPPMRREPMPPIPPLMRRSVTESSRASSSSYEAIFSRRTPPPASRNGTSSISRFGVYEDFSRDSFDDRRGLRGPSPTHRYAPY, encoded by the exons ATGAGCAAAGCGGTCAAGATAGATTCGACAAGCGAAAGCGGGCGGGAGTTGCCGCCCGGCACGTTCAAGCTCTTCATCGGCAATGTGGACGAGAAGACGCAGCCGTCCGAGCTGCGGCCACTGTTCGAAAAGTACGGCACGGTCGTCGAGTGCGACGTGGTAAAGAACTTCGGGTTCGTGCACATGGAGAACGAGGACCAGGGGCGGGAAGCGATCCAGCACCTGAACGGGTACGTGATCGGCGGGCAGCCGATCAAGGTGGAGGCGGCCCGGAGCCGCCGGGCCCCGAACGCCAACACGACCAAGATCTTCGTCGGCAACCTGACGGACAAGACGCGCGCGCCGCAGGTCCGCGAGCTGTTTCAGAAGTTCGGCTCCGTCGTGGAGTGCGACATCGTGCGCAACTACGGCTTCGTGCATCTCGACCCGACCGGCGACGTGaacgaagcgatccgcgagcTGAACGGCATGATGGTGGACGGCCAGCCGATGAAGGTGCAGGTGTCCACCAGCCGGGTCCGGCCGAAGCCGGGCATGGGCGACCCGGAACAGTGCTACCGGTGCGGCCGGGCCGGCCACTGGTCGAAGGAGTGCCCGCGCCTGATCTGGGCCGAGCGGGGCTTCCGCGAGCGCAGCATGTACGCGCGGGATCCGtatccgccgccgccgccgccgcccttCCTTCGCGATCGTATAATGGACGGATTTCGG GACACATTTGACTACTACGATCGGTATGAGGATCCGCGCGACCTGTTCGAACGCCGGTACGGCATCCGGGGACGTGATTTTCCCCCCATGAGGCGGGAACCGATGCCACCGATACCGCCGCTGATGCGGCGCAGCGTCACGGAAAGCAGccgggccagcagcagcagctacgaGGCGATCTTTAGCCGCCGAACGCCACCACCGGCCAGCCGGAACGGTACGAGCAGCATCAGCCGGTTCGGCGTGTACGAAGACTTTAGCCGCGACTCGTTCGACGATCGGCGTGGGCTGCGCGGACCGTCGCCCACCCATCGATACGCACCGTACTGA